In Psychrilyobacter piezotolerans, the genomic window CTGTAAATATAAGAAAAATTAATATATAGATATAGATTCGTTTCATATTACTCTCCGAAATTAAAATCATTCTGCCTTAAAGATTCATATAAAACAATAGCTGCGGAATTTGAAAGATTCAGCGATCTCCCCATTTTAATCATAGGAATAGTGATACAGGTTTCTTGATTTTTTTCCAGGATTTCAACGGGAACTCCTCTGGATTCAGGACCGAATACAATAAAGTCATTTTCTTTATATGTAACATCTGAATATCTTTGGGTAGTCTTAGTTGTAGCAAAATAAAACTTAGATTCAGGATGAGCAGCCATCAGTTCATCTAAACTATCCCATTCGTGCAGGTCGATATGCTGCCAGTAATCCAAACCCGCTCTCTTGATTTGTTTTTCATCCAGGGAGAATCCAAAGGGTTTGATAAGGTGCAGTGATGTATTTGTAAGGACACAACTCCTACCTATATTTCCTGTGTTGTATGGTATTTCAGGTTCCATTAAAACTATATTCATAAATTTACTCCTCTTTTAGTATTATTTTTGTCCATTTTGAATATTCTGATTTTATGGAAAACTTAAAGCCTAATTTGGTAAAAACCTCTTTGGCTATAGTAAGACCTAAGCCGGTTCCATAAATTTTAGAGGAATAAAAAGGAATGGTAACCTCTTCTATCCTGTGTTTTTGTATCCCAACTCCATTATCTTTTATACTGATCTTGTTTTTATTGTTTGCTGAAAGGGTGATGGTAATAAAACGCTCATTCTTATTATAGTCACAGTTTTCAATGGAATTTTTAAAGAGATGGTAGAAAGCTGTGATGACCTTTTCCCTGTTAAATGTAATCTCCATATCATTCTCTATAATCATATAGGTTTTGATATTGGATTTCTTCAAATGCAGGTTTAACTTTTGAATAACTTCCCTGATAAGAGAGGAAAGGTAAAAAGTAGTTGATTTATTTTTAACATTTTCATCTTCGCTGGAATACTCACCGATATCTTCACAAAGTTTGACAACCTTATCGGATTCTTTGAGAATATAATCTAAATAAAGCTCGATTTTTTTAGGATCGTGTAACTTCTTCTTAGCCAAAGATGCGAAACCAACAATAGAAGAAATAGGAGTTCTTAGTTCGTGGATGATGGAGTTTGCAAAGGAGCCAACAGTTTTTAATCTGATATCTTCTGCCTCAAAATCTTCTAATTCCCGGGTGTGTATATAGAGGGAAAAATTATATTTAAACAACTCTAAAATGTGCATCTCCTGTACACTGAGTTCGTAGGGTGTCTTAGCTTGTCTATCTAAGATAAAACATCCATAATATGTATTTTCGTAGTTTATAGGAATGATGGTAAAATGCTTAAATCTATTTAGCAGCCCGTAATTCTCGTGGAAATCAAGCCCGGTTAGATTTGTTTGTATCTCTGTATTATTCAGTATTTTTTCTATGGGAGTTCCATAAAAATTGATCTCCCTTTCAAGATTAGTCGAGATAAACTCTACTTCATCTTTCTTTAATTTTTTCAGATCAAAATATGAATTCAGGTGTTTCAGATTTCTATTCCATCTGTCGTATTTAAAAAAATATCCTTCCGAGTAGCCCAGATCTAACTTTTCAATTA contains:
- a CDS encoding tRNA (cytidine(34)-2'-O)-methyltransferase, coding for MNIVLMEPEIPYNTGNIGRSCVLTNTSLHLIKPFGFSLDEKQIKRAGLDYWQHIDLHEWDSLDELMAAHPESKFYFATTKTTQRYSDVTYKENDFIVFGPESRGVPVEILEKNQETCITIPMIKMGRSLNLSNSAAIVLYESLRQNDFNFGE
- a CDS encoding sensor histidine kinase — encoded protein: MFKNLENSSMVSYLNSLETIASTIHKEKNTEKVVFFILLNLIEKLDLGYSEGYFFKYDRWNRNLKHLNSYFDLKKLKKDEVEFISTNLEREINFYGTPIEKILNNTEIQTNLTGLDFHENYGLLNRFKHFTIIPINYENTYYGCFILDRQAKTPYELSVQEMHILELFKYNFSLYIHTRELEDFEAEDIRLKTVGSFANSIIHELRTPISSIVGFASLAKKKLHDPKKIELYLDYILKESDKVVKLCEDIGEYSSEDENVKNKSTTFYLSSLIREVIQKLNLHLKKSNIKTYMIIENDMEITFNREKVITAFYHLFKNSIENCDYNKNERFITITLSANNKNKISIKDNGVGIQKHRIEEVTIPFYSSKIYGTGLGLTIAKEVFTKLGFKFSIKSEYSKWTKIILKEE